The following coding sequences are from one bacterium window:
- a CDS encoding M28 family metallopeptidase, translating into MRRRDFVSISGAAALGAALTGCSGSGGGVSASPVDTPEARRRYLESRLEEICDLGPRPIGSPAMRQAAAIVERELRDCLPVVEKDPFEFVRWKLTGEPELTIAGTRVEAFPGHGTSGTGPEGLRGRLRRSGVDSLPPFALVDSRSGQVAAYLALSQYGQAVPRPWYSYGLEFGGAPVFNLGRQDSALAAEALEKGLPVYLKDDVEFERGSECLNVVGHLPGRSGQEILFIAHLDTVYNTPGANDNTASVVAMLMLAQAMARKSPLERGITFLATTGEEYGKAGAEHYAQVLRRSGGYNNIRFLVNVDSATWGPDFQIYTSDSELWQLVQKIDQQLELPGTPRLAGPDGFELDGSPFRETGARALYVNSTGYELTHLWHRPEDKPETVPVDCVENFFRLMQEYLTRIQSI; encoded by the coding sequence ATGCGTCGCAGAGATTTCGTCTCAATTTCCGGGGCCGCCGCGCTTGGCGCGGCCCTGACCGGTTGCAGCGGGTCCGGCGGCGGCGTGTCCGCCTCGCCGGTCGATACTCCGGAGGCGCGCCGCCGCTACCTGGAATCGCGTCTGGAGGAAATCTGCGACCTCGGCCCCCGTCCGATCGGCAGCCCGGCCATGCGCCAGGCGGCGGCCATCGTGGAGCGCGAGCTGCGCGACTGCCTGCCGGTGGTGGAGAAAGACCCGTTCGAGTTCGTGCGCTGGAAGCTCACCGGCGAGCCGGAACTTACCATCGCCGGCACGCGCGTGGAGGCTTTCCCAGGCCACGGCACCTCGGGCACCGGGCCGGAGGGCCTGCGCGGACGGCTGCGGCGCAGCGGAGTGGACAGCCTGCCGCCTTTTGCCCTGGTGGACAGCCGCAGCGGCCAGGTGGCCGCCTACCTGGCGCTCTCCCAGTACGGGCAGGCCGTGCCGCGGCCCTGGTACAGCTACGGCCTGGAGTTCGGCGGGGCGCCGGTGTTCAACCTGGGCCGCCAGGACTCCGCCCTGGCCGCCGAGGCGCTGGAAAAGGGCCTGCCGGTGTACCTCAAGGACGACGTGGAGTTCGAACGCGGCTCCGAGTGCCTCAACGTGGTGGGCCACCTTCCCGGCCGCAGCGGCCAGGAGATACTGTTCATCGCCCACCTGGACACGGTCTACAACACGCCCGGGGCCAACGACAACACGGCCTCGGTGGTCGCCATGCTGATGCTGGCCCAGGCCATGGCCAGGAAATCCCCGCTGGAGCGGGGGATCACGTTCCTGGCCACCACGGGCGAGGAGTACGGCAAGGCCGGGGCCGAGCATTACGCCCAGGTCCTGCGCCGCAGCGGCGGCTACAACAACATCCGGTTCCTGGTCAATGTCGACTCGGCCACCTGGGGCCCGGATTTCCAGATCTACACCTCCGACAGTGAACTCTGGCAACTGGTCCAGAAAATCGACCAGCAGCTCGAACTGCCCGGAACGCCGCGCCTGGCCGGGCCGGACGGGTTCGAGCTGGACGGCAGCCCGTTCCGGGAGACCGGGGCGCGGGCGCTGTATGTCAACAGCACGGGCTACGAGCTGACCCACCTCTGGCACCGTCCCGAGGACAAGCCCGAGACCGTGCCTGTCGACTGCGTGGAGAATTTCTTCCGCCTGATGCAGGAGTACCTGACCCGGATACAGAGCATCTGA
- a CDS encoding DinB family protein has product MYNLYLLAALQYNKLNLDRNTEGLTQAESLAAPGTAGGNCINWNLGHILVYRGRMLEALGGKPVLNQAEVELYQRGSSALGPDSKEALPVERLVSGIKQTGEEMQTRLRELDPAQVDRVLDPFPIARPVELPTVGTFLSMMLVHESYHAGQIGLTRRLQGK; this is encoded by the coding sequence ATGTACAACCTGTATCTGCTGGCCGCCCTTCAGTACAACAAGCTGAACCTGGACCGCAACACCGAGGGCCTCACCCAGGCCGAAAGCCTGGCCGCGCCGGGCACGGCGGGCGGCAACTGTATCAACTGGAACCTGGGGCATATCCTGGTCTACCGCGGCCGGATGCTCGAAGCACTGGGCGGTAAGCCGGTGCTGAACCAGGCCGAGGTGGAGCTCTACCAGCGCGGCTCGTCCGCGCTCGGCCCGGACTCGAAAGAGGCCCTGCCTGTGGAACGGCTGGTGAGCGGGATTAAACAGACCGGCGAGGAAATGCAAACACGTCTTCGGGAACTCGACCCGGCCCAGGTCGACCGGGTGCTCGACCCGTTCCCGATCGCCCGGCCGGTGGAGCTTCCCACCGTGGGGACTTTCCTCAGCATGATGCTGGTCCACGAGAGCTACCACGCAGGCCAGATCGGCCTGACACGCCGTCTGCAGGGCAAGTGA
- a CDS encoding family 10 glycosylhydrolase: MRTVLGSLIFLAMLLVSVTPAAAQNAAAAPRQELRGVYMELSPNEKYGTFPLVPNGMWRGLFAKLKALGVNAVFPNVVSARGACYPSKVVPTLPPAQCLFSPDLLDEITDAAHAEGIEVHAWTIEWYLAPDSTDPERLVHGPDGKTVNSLCPSQEVNRELMRRMLTELADKYQLDGILYDYIRLPEGDYCYCGHCRAAFEKSLGHKVESWPKDVQAGGPLAAQYMDYLCGTVSSFVQEMRPLLKKARPGLVISAAVWCNDHSDRNESVRQDWGLWAREGWLDFITPMNYGGSPYNVQHYEQFARNEAARVAGRIPLVFSQGAFQDTPAGEVAQVRLGRELGGSGAILYTLTKSIMSDILPVLQREVWSEPAEAPAFGRTGLEIKKR, from the coding sequence GGAGCTGCGCGGGGTGTACATGGAGCTGAGCCCGAACGAAAAATACGGCACATTCCCGCTGGTTCCCAACGGCATGTGGCGCGGCCTGTTCGCCAAGCTCAAGGCCCTGGGGGTGAACGCCGTGTTCCCCAACGTGGTGAGCGCGCGGGGGGCTTGTTATCCCTCGAAAGTGGTCCCCACCCTGCCGCCCGCGCAATGCCTGTTCAGCCCGGACCTTCTGGACGAGATCACGGACGCCGCCCACGCCGAGGGGATCGAGGTGCACGCCTGGACCATCGAGTGGTACCTGGCCCCGGACAGCACCGACCCGGAGCGCCTGGTGCACGGCCCGGACGGCAAAACGGTCAACAGCCTCTGCCCCTCCCAGGAGGTAAACCGCGAGCTGATGCGCCGCATGCTGACCGAGCTGGCCGACAAGTACCAGCTGGACGGCATCCTCTACGACTACATCCGTCTGCCGGAGGGCGACTACTGCTACTGCGGGCACTGCCGCGCCGCTTTCGAGAAAAGCCTGGGGCACAAGGTTGAGAGCTGGCCCAAAGATGTCCAGGCGGGCGGCCCCCTGGCTGCTCAGTACATGGACTACCTCTGCGGCACGGTCAGCTCGTTTGTCCAGGAGATGCGCCCGCTGCTCAAAAAAGCCCGCCCCGGCCTGGTCATATCGGCTGCGGTCTGGTGCAACGACCACAGCGACCGCAACGAGTCTGTCCGCCAGGACTGGGGACTCTGGGCGCGCGAGGGCTGGCTGGATTTCATCACCCCCATGAACTACGGCGGCAGCCCCTACAACGTGCAGCATTACGAGCAGTTCGCGCGCAACGAGGCCGCCCGGGTGGCGGGCAGGATACCGCTGGTGTTCAGCCAGGGGGCATTCCAGGACACACCCGCCGGCGAGGTGGCCCAGGTGCGGCTGGGGCGCGAGCTGGGCGGCTCCGGGGCGATCCTCTACACCCTCACCAAGAGTATCATGAGCGATATCCTGCCGGTCCTGCAACGCGAGGTCTGGTCCGAGCCGGCCGAGGCGCCGGCCTTCGGGCGGACAGGGCTGGAAATAAAGAAACGCTGA